In one Streptomyces marincola genomic region, the following are encoded:
- the folE gene encoding GTP cyclohydrolase I FolE produces MTDALTPAPGDGSGDSPIGEFDEKRAENAIRELLIAVGEDPDREGLRDTPARVARAYREIFAGLWQRPEDVLTTTFDLGHDEMVLVKDIEVLSSCEHHLVPFVGYAHVGYIPSSNGKITGLSKLARLVDVFARRPQVQERLTTQIADALMRILEPRGVIVVIECEHMCMTMRGVRKPGAKTTTSAVRGQLRDAATRAEAMSLILAR; encoded by the coding sequence ATGACCGACGCGTTGACGCCGGCGCCCGGGGATGGGTCCGGAGACAGCCCCATCGGGGAGTTCGACGAGAAGCGTGCCGAGAACGCGATACGCGAGCTGCTCATCGCGGTCGGGGAGGACCCGGACCGGGAGGGGCTGCGGGACACCCCGGCCCGGGTGGCGCGCGCCTACCGGGAGATCTTCGCCGGTCTGTGGCAGCGCCCCGAGGACGTCCTGACCACGACGTTCGACCTGGGGCACGACGAGATGGTGCTGGTCAAGGACATCGAGGTGCTGTCGTCCTGCGAGCACCACCTGGTGCCGTTCGTGGGCTACGCGCACGTCGGCTACATCCCGTCGAGCAACGGCAAGATCACCGGTCTGTCCAAGCTGGCCAGGCTCGTCGACGTGTTCGCCCGCCGCCCGCAGGTGCAGGAGCGGCTGACCACGCAGATCGCGGACGCGCTGATGCGGATTCTTGAGCCGCGCGGGGTGATCGTCGTCATCGAGTGCGAGCACATGTGCATGACCATGCGCGGGGTGCGCAAGCCCGGCGCGAAGACCACGACCTCGGCCGTGCGGGGGCAGCTGCGGGACGCGGCGACCCGGGCCGAGGCGATGAGCCTCATCCTCGCGCGGTAG
- a CDS encoding ABC transporter substrate-binding protein produces MTATPARRRRALLTASAATALALSLTACGGGDTLEEEGGDGGTEESAGSLTVGGANFTEATIMTELYAQVLEEAGYSTTITTTEGRELYAPELESGAIDVVPEYAATMTEYYNAQENGPDAEPVASSDVNATVAALRELAEPRGLTVLDAGEAVDQNAFAVSEEYAAEHGLETLSDLGEAGLPVRVAAGEDCPSRPFCQPGLEETYGIDITAVDPLGVGTVQAKQAVQNGDDQLVLVTTTDATLEDFGLVILEDDRNLQLADNLLPVLNTETASDENVAAALDELTAVLTTDDLIELNRQVDAERRKADEVARDYLVERGLVGS; encoded by the coding sequence CGGCGGCGGGGACACCCTGGAGGAGGAGGGGGGCGACGGCGGCACCGAGGAGAGCGCGGGCTCCCTCACCGTCGGCGGCGCCAACTTCACCGAGGCCACGATCATGACGGAGCTGTACGCGCAGGTCCTTGAGGAGGCCGGCTACTCCACCACGATCACCACCACCGAGGGGCGCGAGCTGTACGCGCCCGAGCTGGAGAGCGGCGCGATCGACGTCGTTCCCGAGTACGCGGCCACCATGACGGAGTACTACAACGCCCAGGAGAACGGGCCCGACGCCGAGCCCGTCGCCTCATCCGACGTGAACGCCACCGTCGCGGCGCTGCGCGAGCTCGCCGAGCCCCGCGGCCTGACCGTGCTGGACGCCGGCGAGGCCGTCGACCAGAACGCGTTCGCGGTCAGCGAGGAGTACGCCGCCGAGCACGGCCTGGAAACGCTCTCCGACCTGGGCGAGGCCGGCCTTCCTGTGCGCGTGGCGGCCGGCGAGGACTGCCCGTCGCGCCCGTTCTGCCAGCCGGGCCTCGAAGAGACCTACGGCATCGACATCACGGCCGTCGACCCGCTCGGCGTCGGCACCGTGCAGGCCAAGCAGGCCGTGCAGAACGGCGACGACCAGCTCGTGCTCGTCACCACCACGGACGCCACCCTGGAGGACTTCGGCCTCGTGATCCTGGAGGACGACCGGAACCTCCAGCTCGCGGACAACCTGCTGCCCGTCCTGAACACGGAGACCGCGAGCGACGAGAACGTCGCCGCCGCGCTCGACGAGCTGACCGCGGTGCTCACGACCGACGACCTGATCGAGCTGAACCGGCAGGTCGACGCCGAACGCCGCAAGGCCGACGAGGTCGCCCGCGACTACCTCGTCGAGCGGGGACTCGTCGGAAGCTGA
- the ftsH gene encoding ATP-dependent zinc metalloprotease FtsH, whose protein sequence is MDVKRYFRGPVMWIVLAVLAVILLMQVFSSSEGYKTVDTGEVVQAISQNQVRSAELTTGDEQTIRVELKDGQEIEDTNKVQANYIDEQGWDIAQMLQSKFQDEQIPDGYTVSPKSQNPFVGMLLSILPFLLIIIVFLFLMNQMQGGGSRVMNFGKSKAKLITKDTPKTTFADVAGSDEAVEELHEIKEFLQEPAKFQAVGAKIPKGVLLYGPPGTGKTLLARAVAGEAGVPFYSISGSDFVEMFVGVGASRVRDLFEQAKANAPAIVFVDEIDAVGRHRGAGMGGGHDEREQTLNQLLVEMDGFDVKGGVILIAATNRPDILDPALLRPGRFDRQIAVDRPDMQGRLEILKVHQRGKPVAPDVDLGAVARRTPGFTGADLNNVLNEAALLAARSNAKLIDNKFLDEAIDRVVAGPQKRTRIMSQKEKMITAYHEGGHALVAAASPNSDPVHKVTILSRGRALGYTMVLPEEDKYSTTRNEMLDRLAYMMGGRAAEELVFHDPTTGAGDDIDKATSTARAMVTQYGMTERLGAIKFGTDNSEPFLGKDMGHQRDYSEEVAGLVDEEVKKLIETAHNEAWEILVENRDVLDNLVLALLERETLNKEELAEIFQPVIKRPARPAWTGSARRTPSTRPPVTFPTKGINLANGSLEKGKPPLESVDEPRGDE, encoded by the coding sequence ATAGACGTGAAGCGCTATTTCCGTGGGCCAGTGATGTGGATCGTGCTGGCCGTCCTCGCCGTGATTCTGCTGATGCAGGTGTTCAGCTCGTCCGAGGGCTACAAGACGGTCGACACCGGCGAGGTCGTCCAGGCGATCAGCCAGAACCAGGTCCGGTCCGCCGAGCTCACGACCGGTGATGAGCAGACCATTCGGGTCGAGCTCAAGGACGGTCAGGAGATCGAGGACACCAACAAGGTCCAGGCCAACTACATCGACGAGCAGGGCTGGGACATCGCGCAGATGCTCCAGTCCAAGTTCCAGGACGAGCAGATCCCCGACGGGTACACGGTCTCCCCGAAGTCGCAGAACCCGTTCGTCGGCATGCTGCTGTCCATCCTGCCGTTCCTGCTGATCATCATCGTCTTCCTGTTCCTGATGAACCAGATGCAGGGCGGCGGCTCCCGCGTCATGAACTTCGGCAAGTCCAAGGCCAAGCTCATCACCAAGGACACCCCGAAGACGACGTTCGCGGACGTCGCCGGCTCCGACGAGGCGGTCGAGGAGCTGCACGAGATCAAGGAGTTCCTCCAGGAGCCCGCGAAGTTCCAGGCCGTCGGCGCGAAGATCCCGAAGGGCGTCCTGCTCTACGGCCCGCCCGGCACCGGCAAGACGCTGCTCGCGCGCGCCGTCGCGGGCGAGGCGGGGGTGCCGTTCTACTCGATCTCCGGTTCCGACTTCGTCGAGATGTTCGTCGGCGTCGGCGCCTCCCGGGTGCGCGACCTGTTCGAGCAGGCCAAGGCCAACGCGCCGGCCATCGTCTTCGTCGACGAGATCGACGCGGTCGGCCGGCACCGCGGCGCCGGTATGGGCGGCGGGCACGACGAGCGGGAGCAGACGCTCAACCAGCTGCTGGTCGAGATGGACGGCTTCGACGTCAAGGGCGGCGTGATCCTGATCGCCGCGACCAACCGGCCCGACATCCTCGACCCGGCGCTGCTGCGTCCCGGCCGCTTCGACCGGCAGATCGCCGTCGACCGGCCGGACATGCAGGGCCGCCTCGAAATCCTCAAGGTGCACCAGCGCGGCAAGCCGGTCGCCCCGGACGTGGACCTGGGCGCGGTCGCGCGCCGCACGCCCGGTTTCACGGGCGCCGACCTGAACAACGTGCTGAACGAGGCCGCGCTCCTGGCCGCCAGGAGCAACGCCAAGCTCATCGACAACAAGTTCCTCGACGAGGCGATCGACCGCGTCGTGGCGGGACCGCAGAAGCGCACCCGGATCATGAGCCAGAAGGAGAAGATGATCACCGCGTACCACGAGGGCGGGCACGCCCTGGTGGCGGCGGCGTCGCCGAACAGCGACCCCGTGCACAAGGTGACGATCCTCTCCCGCGGCCGTGCCCTCGGCTACACCATGGTGCTGCCCGAGGAGGACAAGTACTCCACCACGCGCAACGAGATGCTCGACCGCCTGGCGTACATGATGGGCGGGCGCGCGGCCGAGGAGCTGGTCTTCCACGACCCGACCACGGGCGCGGGCGACGACATCGACAAGGCGACGTCCACCGCCAGGGCGATGGTCACGCAGTACGGCATGACGGAGCGGCTGGGCGCCATCAAGTTCGGCACCGACAACTCCGAGCCGTTCCTCGGCAAGGACATGGGCCACCAGCGCGACTACTCGGAAGAGGTCGCCGGGCTGGTGGACGAGGAGGTCAAGAAGCTGATCGAGACGGCGCACAACGAAGCCTGGGAGATCCTGGTGGAGAACCGCGACGTCCTCGACAACCTCGTCCTCGCGCTCCTTGAGCGGGAAACGCTGAACAAGGAGGAGCTGGCGGAGATCTTCCAGCCGGTGATCAAGCGTCCGGCGCGGCCGGCGTGGACCGGTTCCGCCCGCCGCACCCCCTCCACCCGGCCGCCGGTGACGTTCCCCACCAAGGGGATCAACCTGGCGAACGGGAGCCTGGAAAAGGGCAAGCCGCCCCTTGAGTCCGTGGACGAGCCCCGCGGCGACGAGTGA
- the hpt gene encoding hypoxanthine phosphoribosyltransferase, with amino-acid sequence MHEKDLGADLESVLITKEQIDARLAELAAAIDAEYAGKDVLLVGVLKGAVMVMADLARALSTPVTMDWMAVSSYGAGTQSSGVVRILKDLDTDIQGRHVLIVEDIIDSGLTLSWLLSNLGSREPASLRVCTLLRKPEAAKVDIDVAWVGFDIPSEFVVGYGLDYAERYRNLPFVGTLAPHVYNG; translated from the coding sequence GTGCACGAGAAGGATCTGGGGGCCGACCTGGAGTCGGTGCTCATCACCAAGGAACAGATCGACGCCAGGCTCGCGGAGCTTGCCGCCGCGATCGACGCGGAGTACGCGGGCAAGGACGTGCTGCTCGTCGGTGTGCTCAAGGGCGCCGTGATGGTGATGGCCGACCTCGCGCGTGCCCTGTCCACCCCGGTGACCATGGACTGGATGGCGGTGTCGTCCTACGGGGCCGGCACCCAGTCCTCGGGCGTCGTGCGCATCCTCAAGGACCTGGACACCGACATCCAGGGCCGCCACGTGCTGATCGTCGAGGACATCATCGACTCCGGGCTCACGCTCTCCTGGCTGCTGTCCAACCTGGGCTCCCGCGAGCCCGCCTCGCTGCGCGTGTGCACCCTGCTGCGCAAGCCCGAGGCGGCGAAGGTCGACATCGACGTGGCGTGGGTCGGCTTCGACATTCCGAGTGAGTTCGTCGTGGGCTACGGGCTCGACTACGCCGAGCGCTACCGCAACCTCCCCTTCGTCGGCACGCTCGCCCCGCACGTCTACAACGGGTAG